In Kitasatospora sp. NBC_00240, the following are encoded in one genomic region:
- the ettA gene encoding energy-dependent translational throttle protein EttA: protein MAEFIYTMRKLRKAHGDKVILDDVTLNFLPGAKIGVVGPNGAGKSTVLKMMAGLEQPSNGEAYLSPGYSVGMLLQEPPLDETKTVLENVEDGVREVKGQLDRFNEIAELMATDYSDELLDEMGKLQEKLDHSNAWDLEAQLEQAMDALGCPPGDWPVTKLSGGERRRVALCKLLLEAPDLLLLDEPTNHLDAESVNWLEQHLAKYPGTVVAVTHDRYFLDNVAGWILELDRGRAIGYEGNYSTYLEAKQSRLKVEGQKDAKRAKRLKEELEWVRSNAKGRQVKSKARLARYEEMAAEADKMRKLDFEEIQIPPGPRLGSIVVEVNNLSKGFGDKVLIDDLSFTLPRNGIVGVIGPNGAGKTTLFKMLLGEEQPDSGSIKVGETVKVSYVDQGRANIDPKKTLWAVVSDELDWINVGQVEMPSRAYVSAFGFKGPDQQKPAGILSGGERNRLNLALTLKQGGNLLLLDEPTNDLDVETLSSLENALLEFPGCAVVISHDRWFLDRVATHILAYEGDSNWFWFEGNFDSYEKNKIERLGADAARPHRATYKKLTRG from the coding sequence GTGGCGGAATTCATCTACACCATGCGCAAGCTGCGCAAGGCCCACGGCGACAAGGTCATCCTTGACGACGTGACGCTCAACTTCCTCCCCGGGGCGAAGATCGGTGTCGTTGGCCCCAACGGCGCCGGTAAGTCCACGGTGCTGAAGATGATGGCGGGCCTGGAGCAGCCGTCCAACGGTGAGGCGTACCTCTCGCCCGGCTACTCCGTCGGCATGCTCCTCCAGGAGCCCCCGCTCGACGAGACCAAGACCGTCCTGGAGAACGTCGAGGACGGCGTGCGCGAGGTCAAGGGCCAGCTCGACCGCTTCAACGAGATCGCCGAGCTGATGGCGACCGACTACTCGGACGAGCTGCTCGACGAGATGGGCAAGCTCCAGGAGAAGCTGGACCACTCCAACGCCTGGGACCTCGAAGCCCAGCTGGAGCAGGCGATGGACGCGCTGGGCTGCCCGCCCGGCGACTGGCCGGTCACCAAGCTCTCCGGTGGTGAGCGCCGCCGGGTGGCGCTCTGCAAGCTGCTGCTGGAGGCGCCCGACCTGCTGCTCCTCGACGAGCCCACCAACCACCTCGACGCCGAGTCGGTGAACTGGCTGGAGCAGCACCTGGCCAAGTACCCCGGCACCGTTGTCGCCGTCACCCACGACCGGTACTTCCTGGACAACGTGGCGGGCTGGATCCTGGAGCTCGACCGCGGCCGGGCGATCGGCTACGAGGGCAACTACTCCACCTACCTGGAGGCCAAGCAGTCCCGCCTCAAGGTCGAGGGCCAGAAGGACGCCAAGCGCGCCAAGCGGCTCAAGGAAGAACTCGAGTGGGTCCGCTCCAACGCCAAGGGCCGTCAGGTCAAGTCCAAGGCCCGCCTCGCGCGGTACGAGGAGATGGCGGCCGAGGCCGACAAGATGCGGAAGCTGGACTTCGAGGAGATCCAGATCCCGCCGGGCCCGCGTCTGGGCAGCATCGTGGTCGAGGTCAACAACCTCTCCAAGGGCTTCGGCGACAAGGTCCTGATCGACGACCTGAGCTTCACCCTGCCGCGCAACGGCATCGTGGGTGTGATCGGCCCGAACGGCGCCGGCAAGACCACCCTGTTCAAGATGCTCCTCGGCGAGGAGCAGCCGGACAGCGGTTCGATCAAGGTCGGCGAGACGGTCAAGGTCAGCTACGTCGACCAGGGCCGCGCCAACATCGACCCGAAGAAGACCCTGTGGGCCGTCGTCTCCGACGAGCTGGACTGGATCAACGTCGGCCAGGTCGAGATGCCGTCCCGCGCGTACGTCTCGGCGTTCGGCTTCAAGGGCCCGGACCAGCAGAAGCCGGCCGGCATCCTGTCCGGCGGTGAGCGTAACCGCCTCAACCTGGCGCTCACCCTCAAGCAGGGCGGCAACCTGCTGCTCCTCGACGAGCCGACCAACGACCTCGACGTCGAGACGCTCTCCTCGCTGGAGAACGCCCTGCTGGAGTTCCCCGGCTGCGCCGTGGTCATCTCCCACGACCGGTGGTTCCTGGACCGGGTCGCGACCCACATCCTCGCCTACGAGGGTGACAGCAACTGGTTCTGGTTCGAGGGCAACTTCGACTCGTACGAGAAGAACAAGATCGAGCGGCTGGGCGCCGACGCCGCCCGCCCGCACCGGGCCACCTACAAGAAGCTGACCCGAGGCTGA